GCAACCATTGATTCGGATCAGTctcaaaagaaaacaagttTGGAAAGTACTGAGATTCCGAAAACCCGGTATCTAGATAGTCTGCATACGAGAACTTCTCGATGCCAACCGAATGCCGAGTAACAGGCCTCGCTTCTGCTTTATTACTCTTCGCCGCGGCTTCAGATTCCGCCTTGAGCCTCTGCCACTCCCGGATCTCGTTGATATAGTCGGGCGTCACTGGCTCTGGAAGGCCCTCGGCTTTCGAAGCTGCAATGTAACTATCCCAAACCTCGAGTGTCCATTTGCCCAGTGCTACATAGACAGATCCGGTGAATTCCTCCAATACTTGAGGGCAACGGGTAAAGACGATTGCAATTAGCTGCCACGCTCTTTCGACATCGGGCCCCGTTTTGCGAGCGCGAACTTCGATGAGAAGGTAGAGCATTGTGTTCCATAGGTAACTGGTGCCAATTTGCCACATGTACTTGTCCACACCCATGTGGCCTCCCTGTATCAGGTTCGCATATTCCAATAGCTTCATTGCGTTGAAAAATGCTACATCGTGGTCTTTCTGGGTGGCTTTGGCGGAATGATGGGCGAATTGCCGAATATTGTGAGCAAAAAGCCTCATCTTGCACACTGCTGATCGGATCATAACAGAGATGAAAGTGTGCAGCGAATTCGCAAGGTCGCAGTACCGCAAGTACTTCTTTTCCAAGTGATCTTCAACAGCGTCTATGAGGCTGTCCTTTCTGGCAACCGAAATATCGGGATTGTACAGCATCTCCCAGCGCAAATCAGTCGGATACGGATCTGCAAACTTGCACAAAGTCTCCATAATCTCGCATTTGAGCAGGCAAAGAGAAATGCCAGTGATGCCGTGGCGCTCGCTTGGCATTCTCTTCATATCTGGGTGGagttcttcatcgtccaCGTTAATAGGCTTTTGTGTATCGCCGTTGGATATCTCTGGAGACGGCTTGGTGCCCATCACATCAGCCGTACGACAGTCAACATGGGCAAGATGCCACCAAAGACGTCTTCGCATTTCGGTTTCAAAGGGAGAGAGTCCGAGAAACGTGCCATCTCGATGAAGGCCCATTTTGCGAGCAAGGCGAATAGCCACGCCTGATAGGATGTAGAGGGTGTCGCATCGATACGTGTTCCTAACACAAACCTGTTGTTTTCGAAGATTAGCTGCATGATACGCGTAAAAAACGTTTGAGGCTCAAGGGCATACCGTAAAGATACTAAATGCCTGCAGCGTCATCAGATTCGATGTAGACACGAACCTCGCATTGATCAAGGCTTGTCGAGTCGCAACGCGATAGCGGGACATAGTGGTCGATAACGACAGTCCAAACAGGCGCTGGCATTCATCATCCTTCAACGAGCTGATTGTTACCAGATAAAACGAAAAAATGAGCGACTCCAAGCTCTTGGGTATGTTGTCGGGGTGCCGAAGCGCATTCGCCACTGAGACCCAAAACgtgggaagatggaggattTTCATCATAGGATCCACCCGATCCGCGTAAATCTCTTTCAATTTTGAGAGAAGCTGCGGGGAAGGGTGCAGCTTCGAAAGGTTTTCAATCTTGTCAGTGTGCTCCTGTTCGAAAAATAATCCGCCTTCATCGATGTGGTTGTCTTGCTCGACAGGCACGGCCTCTCCCACATCGTTGAAATTGGTAGATTCTGGATGCTGAAACTATTAGATAGATTAAAGTCAGTAAACAGCTTGTTGGGATACAAAAGAAGATTTTTACTTACATCGTCTGATAAATTGGACCAGAGGGCACTAAACAACATGTAAGAGACCACCTTGTTTGAATATGCATTCACTGGTGACCGACCATACCTATCAAAGTATCTCGATGCCCCCTCTTTGATGATAAACTTTGGTTTAATATCTTCAGGCATTATGCAACACCCCTGCATCCTCATCGCAGACATGCTCCCACTCGACTCTGGTGTAATACTTTGAGGCTCTGTTTCGGTTTCAGACATATCAGAGTCATCACAGGGCTCAATCTTGGCCCCGTAcgccttgagcatctcctcATATCGTTTCACCCGCGCATGGAGCGTTTCTCGTGGAGGCTTCGTCCGCTTCCTCTTGCCACGAACCGGGGCAACAAAGCTGCATTGCCTCTCCGCTTTAACGCAGTTTAGACACGGAGTTCGCCTGTCACATTTGACTTTTCGCTGACGGCAACTTAGACAGGAGAATCCCTTCAAGTCGGTTTCTGGCCGCTTCGGGGTGTCGGTCATAACAACCTGCTGCATGTCCATGACTATgactgttttttttttctctcggtGTTAACATAAGTCCACAACTCCGAAAGTTCAAAATTAAGGAGCGAGAAATGGCGTTTGTTCTGCCTAGTTTTATGTTGTCAGGAGGAGAGTTCGTGTAGATTCCTTCGGGGTTCGGGCGTGAAATTTTGCATTTTTGAGCCCCGAGAGGCGGATCGGTTCTAGCGCCACACGGTATAAGATTGCATGAAATCCTCCTTATGGCTTTAAACAATGGTATGTTTCCACGGGCTTCCAAGTTGTGGAAATTGATTTTCGACTTGTTTAGAATCGAATCTCCTTGTAAGAATTGCGAAATTCTCTTACAGCCATCATGTCGAAATCATCGTTGGATGCGGATGAAAAGCCTCCCACGGCAACCACCGAGACCAccgtgaagatggaggcccCTCCGGAGTATCCCTCCAATCAGAAGCGAATCCTTGTCATGGTGGCACTTTActtggcaatcttcttggTAACCCTGGTATGGAAGATCGATCGAATAGAAGCTTTTCAGCACACACTCAGCTGTTTAGCGCTTATTGCCAGATTCAATCCAATCGCTAACTTAACTGTTTTTTCTAGGACCAAAACATCCTATCGACCGCTATCCCTCGCATCACGGACGAGTTCCATTCACTAAACGACGTTGGCTGGTATGGCACGGCATATCTCCTCACCATGTGCGGCTTCCAGCTGGTCATGGGCAAGGTCTACAAATATTACCCTGCAAAGCCCGTGTTTCTCGGCGGCGTTGTTCTCTTTGAAGTTGGTTCTGCCATTTGCGGTGCAGCTCCTAGCTCTGTTGCCTTTATTATCGGTCGTGCAATTGCTGGCCTGGGATCTTCTGGCATGTTTTCGGGGCTCATGGTTATCATGTTCAACGTCATTCCGCTACAGCAGAGACCGGTATACCAAGGCCTTTTCGGAGCCGTTTTCGCCGTTGCATCTGTCATTGGACCCGTGATTGGAGGCACTTTTACAGACAAGGTTACATGGAGATGGTGCTTCTACATCAACCTGCCAATCGGAGCCGTGTCCATTATtgtcactctcttcatcctACACCTGCCCAACCAGAAACTCGATGCACCAGCAGAAACACTATTGGGCAAATTTCAGCAACTTGACCCCATTGGCAACCTCGTCTTTTTCCCAGGAATCGTCTGCTTGGTTCTGGCACTTCAATGGGGAGGCACTCAATATCCCTGGGATGATGCTCGAATCATTGTTCTCTTGGTTCTTTGCGGCGTCCTCTGTCTTGTTTTCATTGGTGTCCAGGCATGGAAAGGAGAAGCCGcaactcttcctcctcgcaTCGTGACGCAGCGCAGCGTTGCAGCGGCTTGCTTCTTCAGTTTCTTCAACGGCGCCAGCATGATGGTTGTCATGTATTATCTTCCAATCTGGttccaagccatcaaaaATGTCAGCGCCATCAACTCTGGTATTTCCCTGCTACCCACGATTCTGTCGGTAGTTGTTGGCTCTTTGTCGTCTGGCGCCGCCATTTCTCGCTTCGGCTACTACACTCCGTTTTTCTATGCCAGTTCAGTCTTGTCAGCTATTGGGGCAGGACTCCTATCAATGCTTGAGCCGGGGACAGGTCACTCCAAATGGATTGGTTACCAGGTTATCTTTGGGCTAGGCCTTGGATTCGGTTCACAACAAGCAATGAACGTTGTGCAGACTGTTTTAGAAAGAGGCGACATCTCAAGTGGAACTGCATTTGTCATGTTCACTCGCTTCCTCGGCTCGTCAATCTTCCTCCCGGTTGCGCAGACactcttcatcaccaacttGTCCTCCCGAACAGCCAAAAATATTCCTGATATCGATCCCAAAGAAATCGCGGCTGCTGGAGCTACTGAGATTAAAAACTTGGTTCCAGTAAGTGACTTGAAACTGCTGCTCCAAGATTATAACGACGCCCTCATGGAAGTCTTTatcatgatggcggccaTCTCTGCCGTCACCATCTTTGGAAGTGTGTTTGTCGAATGGCGCAGTCTCAAAGAACGCGCAAAGAGCGAACAGAGTGGAAGCCCCTCACCTCAGGTCGAGGCAGCATAAACAAGTGGCTCTGATGAACATCTTGTATATCTCTAGCAATGATTATGAAAACGCGACAATGATGAGCATATGCGCATTTCGTTGGGTTactgagagaaaaaaaaacaagcagGCCATAGATTAGACAAGGTCCATAAATGAGGCACCGAGTCGGACAAATTGCATTCTGGAGTTGGAATTATTGATTAGACGTTTAATAGATAGAAAAATCTCCGAACTGTACAATAGATTGTATATACTCTTCTTTGCTTAGCTGCGCGCCATGTCAAGCATGTAGCTTCTACCGAGCGTCCATCTGTACACATATCTCTAAATGTTTAATGGCATATTCACCTCTCCTGGAGTTCTCACGCTTCATTACATCTAGCATAGTTATCACAGTTTTCTTTCAACGTGATTATTTACTTTTCACAGCCCCTCCTTTGTATTCGacgcatcatcaccagatcCCGTTTGATCGTCGGACTTGTCGTTTCCAAACGAATCCCGCTCAACTCGCTATCTCCGCGCTCTTCCACCGAATTTGAGCCTTGTAAGTAGGCATTTGCTGATGCGTCACACGACTTCCAAGGTTCTCTCATTTGACTTTCGGGTTTTAGATAACCCCACGCTTAATTCTTACTCGAAACAAGAGTCCCTCATTCTGTGTTCTTTACAACCAATTGTCGTCTCTTAGCTGCTGACAGGATACAAGCCACTAAATCTTAGGTGAGTATAATGCTGCAGCCCACTGTAATTTGCATTGGAACGCGCTGACGAAATGCGGAATCCTGGATGTCATATAAGAAGAGTCATGCGCATCCAGTCTTTAACACTCAGTGCTTCGGAATTTACTCTTTCACACCCCATCCTATTATTCAATATGCAATTTCAGAAAACCGTATTTCTAAGCACTCAAGTGCCTCCAGCATCGCTTATACGGAATGATATTGCAGCGGAAATCCCTGGTCTTTTGCCGCTCTACGACGACTTCCCAGACATTGTATACACCAAGGCCGATCCCGTTTATGAGACAATAAGTCCTGCATTCAAGAAATCAACGACGACTAAACCACTAGCGGTAGTTCGGCCTCTAAATGAAAGCCATGTCCAGGCCACTATTAAAGCAGCCCGCGTGGCTGGATTACCTCTAGGAATTCGCTCTGGAGGGTTGGAAATGGCGGGAAGAAACTACAAGGGAACTGACAAAGGCATTTTACTGGACCTTCGCAGCCTGTGCTCTATCCATGTGTCCGATGACAAGGCATCTGCAATTATTGGTGGAGGCACCATAGGAGTTGATTTGGCTGTTTCTCTGTCAAAGCAGGGTGTCTTTACACCTATCGGATGGCATCCAAGGCTCGGTTACGCAGGATGGGCAATGGCGGGAGGTTATGGTCTTTATTCTTCGCCATACGGCCTTGGTGTCGATAATATCCTCGGCGCTCGTGTCGTTCTTGCTGATGGGTCTGCGGTTGATGTCGACGATAAAAATCACCCAGATCTGTTCTGGGCACTTCGAGGGGCTGGAAACGGCATATGGGGTGTTGTGACACAACTCACAATTAAAGTCTATCCACCACCAAATCTTTTGATCGGCACTTTAAGGATTCCTAAGAAAGATTGGCCGGTAGCATTGGACAAATGGGCCAACAACATCGAGCCTAATCTCCCTGATGAGTTTGGAGGAGAAGTTTACTTTAGGAATCCCGTATTAGATAGTCCTGAGAtgatcatcttctttgcctgGTGCGCAAAAGAAGGCGAGGATATACAAAAAGGCTGGGACTATTTCGAGAAGATCAAGTCACTACCAGGTGCAGAGGTGCAACGCATTGCAGAATGTGAGTTTCGCGATGCATCATTTCAAGGATGAACGCAGGCGATTACTGACAAATGAGCGTCTAGCTGACTTTGCCACCCACATTACATCGGAACCGAGTGCGCAGCCAGTATCTTACCAGGTTCGTGGAGTTGTTGCAAAAGGCCTGACCAGCAACATAGCTTCGGTCTTGAACCGCCAATGGACTGACCCCAAGATATACTCTGGAATTCCTTGTCACTGTGCACACGGAAACGCCATCAAACCAGATCCGGGCGCCTGCTTCCCCCTGCGATATCGTCACAGGCTGTTCCCTCTTAATTCTCGCCACTCTGAATTGATGGGgacagaagaaggagagtcGCTTGTGGCTGAATCGTCTGCCCGTCTGATTGACGGGATCAAGGCTACTGGCGATGCATATGTTGGAGCGTCTTATCAAAATTTAATTCCTCCTATTGATACTGACTTGGAGGTCACATTTGGAAGAGAGACTCTGGAGAAACTCAAGACgataaagaagaaatacGACCCGGAAAATTTCTTTTCAAGAGGATATCCTGCTTTGGATGTTTAATGAGAGCATTAGAGCCATAAGTAGAGAAGCAAATCTATCATCTAATCAGTAGTAGACGGAACTCCTTCATTGTCCTCGCTGGTATACGTCAATTGAACTGGGGGATAAACATCCTTGCCATATGTCGAGTTCAATGTGATGGCTCCAACAGCAGTGCCATCTTCTAGTCGAGTCCAAGTCTTGGTAGACTTTCCAAGGTCCTTGATGTCAACCAGAACCTGTCGTGATCCTCGAGTCCAAGAACCATACCCTCCATAGCCGGTGTGACGGCCGAAGCAGAAGACAAGACCATTGCCAGTCAAGCCCAAAAACTTGAGATCCTTATTCCACTTGAAGCACCAGTCGTCGCCGTGATCGTGACCGCTAAAGACACCCATAAGATTCTCAGTGTCCAAGAGGGCCTTCATGAAAGCCTTGTCTTGGCCAGTATACTCGAAACTCGTCGTAGCGTTATACAGTGGTGATTGGACTCCCTGCTGGGAGAGAGGATTGTCGGCGTTGATTCCGGGCTCTTTGTTCTCATCGACACCCTTCTGCTGTTGGAAACCGTACATGGCGCCCACAGGAATGTGTACAAAAGCATATGAAGGAAGATTCTTCTTGTAGCGTTCAGTCAGTTGAGCTCTGGTGGATACAAACCAGTCGACGACGCTTTGATCGACCCAGTTGGGTCGGGCAACATCTGAACcatcggcctcttcatcttggtAGTAGTTTCTGCGAATACTGAATGAGCCCGTGATCAAACAAACAGATACAGAACTACAATCTGAACTTACCCGCCTCGACTGTCAAAGAACCAGAGGATCATGGCGGGCGTGGAATCACGCTTGTTGTTAGACATGACTTCCAGGTAGTAGTTGGAGACACCGGCGTTTTTGTCTTGgaccatcttcttcgtcagaCTGTTCTTGtactttttctctctctcgtagATGTTTTCGGAGGAAAGGTTGTAAGCCGAGTCGTGGTCTATGAAAACATGAGCCGCCATGATTGTACACTGTCATCGCTCACAGTTACGTACTGCCGTATGTGGATGCCCAAGGGAGATGACGGGCAACCAAAGGCGAGACAACCATGTCAACATAGTCGGTCGAGTTCTTCTTGAAGGTGTTCTCGCCAGTGACGAAGTCTCCGTTAATCACGACAAGCTGGGGGGattccttcttcagcaccgtctccatcaccagcagCGTGTCCACGTCCTGCAGAGGGCCCCAGTCTGTGTTTTCAGCCTCACCGAAGTGCAAATCGTTGAAGACTGTCATCTGAAATGTGCCTTCGGGAGTGAATCGCAACTGAGGCCAGGCGCACGAAGACAcggcagcagccgcagcccgGTGGCTCAAGAGCGCTGCTGACACGAGAGCGCCTAGTCGGAACATGGTGAAGAATGCGGTGAGAAATTGGCGATTGATGAGTGACGCTGAACTCCCAACGGTCCCAAAATCACCTCCGGTTGCATCCTTTGAACCATTATTTATACCTGGAGAGGTTCATCTTCTCGATCAACGACAATCTTGCCGCACTCCGGCGCCATTGAAAGGTTCCTGCAGCTCAAgcgactttttttctccattcaTGATTGTCACCGGCGGGGTGTTGCATCCCACGTGAAAGCAGGGCCCAATCGGCGGCAACTGTTTGTCTCTTCACTGGAATTAGACAAGGGCCGGCTGACACGGCAAAAAGACCCATTGTGGGGATGACACGCCATGATTGTAACAAGATCCCACGTGGGTGTAACCCAGAATACTGGGCGAACGCCGCCACAAAGCTTAGCAAAGCTTGTGTTGATTGCAGGTAGCATCGAGAATGTGGACACTGCAATGCTTGCTTGGCTGTGCTGTCTATATAGCTTAGTGACGCAGACTAATTGTTTAGAGCGCCAGAAGAGACGACACGGTGAAGAAAACGTTCTAGCTGGAATTTCTGGGCGTGAGATTTGCTCTACTACTGAGCACTAAGTCGGTATAGGCTAATTGAATCACCACTTGTTATCTATGAGGATGCAATTGTTGGCGCAGTATGGTCAAATTATTATAAATCAAC
This genomic stretch from Trichoderma breve strain T069 chromosome 1, whole genome shotgun sequence harbors:
- a CDS encoding fungal specific transcription factor domain-containing protein, translated to MDMQQVVMTDTPKRPETDLKGFSCLSCRQRKVKCDRRTPCLNCVKAERQCSFVAPVRGKRKRTKPPRETLHARVKRYEEMLKAYGAKIEPCDDSDMSETETEPQSITPESSGSMSAMRMQGCCIMPEDIKPKFIIKEGASRYFDSALWSNLSDDFQHPESTNFNDVGEAVPVEQDNHIDEGGLFFEQEHTDKIENLSKLHPSPQLLSKLKEIYADRVDPMMKILHLPTFWVSVANALRHPDNIPKSLESLIFSFYLVTISSLKDDECQRLFGLSLSTTMSRYRVATRQALINARFVSTSNLMTLQAFSIFTVCVRNTYRCDTLYILSGVAIRLARKMGLHRDGTFLGLSPFETEMRRRLWWHLAHVDCRTADVMGTKPSPEISNGDTQKPINVDDEELHPDMKRMPSERHGITGISLCLLKCEIMETLCKFADPYPTDLRWEMLYNPDISVARKDSLIDAVEDHLEKKYLRYCDLANSLHTFISVMIRSAVCKMRLFAHNIRQFAHHSAKATQKDHDVAFFNAMKLLEYANLIQGGHMGVDKYMWQIGTSYLWNTMLYLLIEVRARKTGPDVERAWQLIAIVFTRCPQVLEEFTGSVYVALGKWTLEVWDSYIAASKAEGLPEPVTPDYINEIREWQRLKAESEAAAKSNKAEARPVTRHSVGIEKFSYADYLDTGFSESQYFPNLFSFETDPNQWLQWEQMVAEQGFPN
- a CDS encoding major facilitator superfamily domain-containing protein, whose protein sequence is MSKSSLDADEKPPTATTETTVKMEAPPEYPSNQKRILVMVALYLAIFLDQNILSTAIPRITDEFHSLNDVGWYGTAYLLTMCGFQLVMGKVYKYYPAKPVFLGGVVLFEVGSAICGAAPSSVAFIIGRAIAGLGSSGMFSGLMVIMFNVIPLQQRPVYQGLFGAVFAVASVIGPVIGGTFTDKVTWRWCFYINLPIGAVSIIVTLFILHLPNQKLDAPAETLLGKFQQLDPIGNLVFFPGIVCLVLALQWGGTQYPWDDARIIVLLVLCGVLCLVFIGVQAWKGEAATLPPRIVTQRSVAAACFFSFFNGASMMVVMYYLPIWFQAIKNVSAINSGISLLPTILSVVVGSLSSGAAISRFGYYTPFFYASSVLSAIGAGLLSMLEPGTGHSKWIGYQVIFGLGLGFGSQQAMNVVQTVLERGDISSGTAFVMFTRFLGSSIFLPVAQTLFITNLSSRTAKNIPDIDPKEIAAAGATEIKNLVPVSDLKLLLQDYNDALMEVFIMMAAISAVTIFGSVFVEWRSLKERAKSEQSGSPSPQVEAA
- a CDS encoding FAD binding domain-containing protein, with amino-acid sequence MQFQKTVFLSTQVPPASLIRNDIAAEIPGLLPLYDDFPDIVYTKADPVYETISPAFKKSTTTKPLAVVRPLNESHVQATIKAARVAGLPLGIRSGGLEMAGRNYKGTDKGILLDLRSLCSIHVSDDKASAIIGGGTIGVDLAVSLSKQGVFTPIGWHPRLGYAGWAMAGGYGLYSSPYGLGVDNILGARVVLADGSAVDVDDKNHPDLFWALRGAGNGIWGVVTQLTIKVYPPPNLLIGTLRIPKKDWPVALDKWANNIEPNLPDEFGGEVYFRNPVLDSPEMIIFFAWCAKEGEDIQKGWDYFEKIKSLPGAEVQRIAESDFATHITSEPSAQPVSYQVRGVVAKGLTSNIASVLNRQWTDPKIYSGIPCHCAHGNAIKPDPGACFPLRYRHRLFPLNSRHSELMGTEEGESLVAESSARLIDGIKATGDAYVGASYQNLIPPIDTDLEVTFGRETLEKLKTIKKKYDPENFFSRGYPALDV
- a CDS encoding calcineurin-like phosphoesterase domain-containing protein, with the translated sequence MFRLGALVSAALLSHRAAAAAVSSCAWPQLRFTPEGTFQMTVFNDLHFGEAENTDWGPLQDVDTLLVMETVLKKESPQLVVINGDFVTGENTFKKNSTDYVDMVVSPLVARHLPWASTYGNHDSAYNLSSENIYEREKKYKNSLTKKMVQDKNAGVSNYYLEVMSNNKRDSTPAMILWFFDSRGGNYYQDEEADGSDVARPNWVDQSVVDWFVSTRAQLTERYKKNLPSYAFVHIPVGAMYGFQQQKGVDENKEPGINADNPLSQQGVQSPLYNATTSFEYTGQDKAFMKALLDTENLMGVFSGHDHGDDWCFKWNKDLKFLGLTGNGLVFCFGRHTGYGGYGSWTRGSRQVLVDIKDLGKSTKTWTRLEDGTAVGAITLNSTYGKDVYPPVQLTYTSEDNEGVPSTTD